The Manihot esculenta cultivar AM560-2 chromosome 11, M.esculenta_v8, whole genome shotgun sequence genome includes a region encoding these proteins:
- the LOC110626779 gene encoding 2,3-dimethylmalate lyase-like — protein sequence MSQSVVTCSAERTSPAKALRMILDSPGVHLGPACFDALSAKLIERAGFNYCFTSGFSISAARLGLPDTGFISYGEMVDQGQLITQAVSIPVIGDGDNGYGNAMNVKRTIKGFIKAGFAGILLEDQVSPKACGHTRGRKVVSREEAVMRIKAAVDAREETGSDIVIVARTDSRQAISLDESLWRSRAFADAGADVLFIDALTSREEMKSFCEVAPQVPKMANMLEGGGKTPILSPSELEELGYKVVVYPLSLIGVAIQAMQDSLTAIKGGRIPPPGTMPTFEEIKEILGFNLYYEEEKRYATSTS from the exons ATGTCTCAAAGCGTGGTAACTTGCTCTGCCGAGAGAACTTCTCCGGCCAAGGCGCTGCGCATGATTCTTGACTCGCCCGGTGTCCACCTGGGCCCTGCTTGTTTCGATGCTCTTAGTGCTAAGCTTATCGAGAGAGCGGGATTCAATTACTGCTTCACTAGTG GATTTTCAATATCAGCTGCTAGATTGGGATTGCCTGATACTGGATTTATTTCCTATGGGGAAATGGTGGATCAGGGGCAACTAATCACTCAAGCTGTGTCAATTCCTGTAATTGGGGATGGTGATAATGGCTATGGAAATGCCATGAATGTCAAAAGAACTATCAAGGGATTTATAAAAGCTGGCTTTGCAGGAATCCTTCTTGAAGATCAG GTGTCTCCGAAAGCTTGTGGTCATACACGTGGTAGGAAAGTGGTGTCTAGAGAAGAAGCAGTGATGCGGATAAAAGCAGCCGTTGATGCTCGGGAAGAGACTGGCTCAGACATTGTTATTGTTGCACGAACTGATTCTCGTCAAGCAATATCCTTGGATGAATCACTTTGGAGGTCAAGAGCTTTTGCTGATGCTGGAGCAGATGTTCTTTTTATAGATGCACTAACTTCAAGAGAAGAAATGAAGTCTTTCTGTGAAGTCGCTCCCCAAGTTCCTAAAATG GCCAACATGCTCGAAGGAGGGGGAAAAACTCCAATACTTAGTCCATCGGAACTTGAGGAACTGGGATATAAAGTTGTGGTTTACCCACTTTCCTTGATCGGGGTAGCTATACAAGCGATGCAG GATTCGCTAACTGCCATTAAAGGAGGTCGGATTCCCCCACCTGGAACGATGCCAACTTTTGAAGAAATAAAGGAAATCTTGGGTTTCAACCTTTATTATGAAGAAGAGAAGCGGTATGCTACCAGCACAAGCTAG